In Cyanobacteriota bacterium, one DNA window encodes the following:
- a CDS encoding tetratricopeptide repeat protein encodes MTDPATLAKELGIRGFLKADRGDHRGAIADFTRALELDSSNTDLYYNRGISRAAIGDYPGAIADFTQTIRADPRSADAYYNRGLVYSITQNRQAAIADFTQAIHIYEVHAMMNVLLGETPTIVPNSNLPYVYYNRGKAWSAAGVTLAGITDLRRAALLAQQTSDRTLVQLIQTELRTPP; translated from the coding sequence ATGACTGATCCAGCTACCCTAGCTAAGGAATTAGGGATCCGGGGTTTTCTGAAGGCAGACCGTGGGGATCATCGGGGGGCGATTGCTGACTTTACCCGCGCCCTAGAGTTGGATTCCTCTAATACTGACCTGTACTACAATCGGGGAATTTCTCGTGCGGCTATCGGTGACTATCCTGGAGCCATTGCTGACTTTACACAAACAATTCGCGCCGATCCCCGCAGTGCTGATGCCTACTATAACCGAGGCTTGGTATATAGCATCACGCAAAATCGCCAAGCTGCGATCGCAGACTTTACCCAAGCGATTCACATCTACGAAGTCCACGCTATGATGAATGTCTTGCTTGGGGAAACACCAACAATCGTGCCAAATTCAAATCTGCCCTATGTTTACTACAACCGAGGTAAGGCTTGGTCTGCCGCAGGAGTAACGTTGGCAGGCATTACAGATCTACGCCGGGCAGCTCTCTTGGCACAGCAGACTAGCGATCGGACATTGGTTCAGTTGATTCAGACTGAGTTAAGAACTCCACCCTAG